GAcataaatttgatttttaagaataaaaattaaaaatcaattaaTCTATTTAAAAGACAAACAAGATACGTAGTTAGTTATCATTGAAGTGGATTTTTGGGTTCACCAAACTATCTCATTATAAAAGGAGGGGGTCATGAAGATTATAGACTTTTGTCCATATGTAGCAGTCAAGTTTCATGAAGTTATGTGCAGCATTGTCCGTGTTTGATCCACTCACAATTTATATTATGATAATAcaaaacttattttaaacatGTATGATGTAACGACTCTTCCCCACTGTGGAGATTTGtacttattttattcttaaaatatttatatatatttggacTAACAGTATTTATATGTATGCATGTACATCTTAGTTCCCTTCGTTCATAATCTTCAATCACAAATTAACAGTAAGTTGATGTTACACAAAGATCATAAAAGAGTGTTAaaacttttaaattaaaaatgtttCAATTATATATGTCATCCTATTGTACAATATATCAGGTATAGTACAATTGACTTTCAATGCTGTAAATAAAAGAATGAACTAACAAGATCTAGTTACAAAATGTCATCTCTATGGAAGACATATTAATTAACAGCAACAAATTAAAATACTGCATGATCTCATTTTCTTCACCTTCTAAGGGCTAATGTAGTCAATCTTATGATAAGAGCATGCACAATTTTGAGCACCAATATCATCTGCAACACAAGGAGGCTCCGTTTTTCCGTCTTGGTACCATAATTTTCTTTGTTGCACTAGTTCACTGATGAAATTGTCAAGCATTTCTCGTGTGATGCCTGGCATAACAATAACATGTGCCATATCTTTGACGCATGAAAGTTGCCAACGACGGACAAATTCATGATCACGAGGCCTTTCAAGTACAACTATGATGCTAAGTTCATTTACCATTACACTTATCTCTGCTTGTTGAAGACGATCTTTCAAATATTTGGCATTTTCAAGGCATCTTTTAACATCTTTTTGTAGGCCAATTTTACCTTTGGCACTCAAACTATACCATAAGAAAATTGGTGTTAAGCCGTTACGGCTACCAGAAATAGTGGCATCCACAGAAGCAATGTATTCCACATTTGTTGAGAGATTATTGATGTAGCTTTTTCTTGTTATTTGAACACCACAAGGCATTGGACATCCCAAAAACTTGTGACCAGAAATTGTGACACTTCCAATTGGCTTCTTGAAACTAATCATCTGTACAATTTGCATAAAGAATTGTTAGAATGTCTCTCTCAAAATTACTCAAAAGTTTGTAAATAGAACTAAGAAACGAAACTCACATTGTTTATGAAAGGGACCATATGACCACATAGTGCTGCATCACAATGGATGTAAAACTTATCTTGTGAATAGCCACAATCTTTGAGCGtttcaagaataatatcaaGGTCATCAATAGCTCCTTTGAAGGTAGTTCCTGTAGTAAAAAGAATCATTTAGAGAAAAGTTGTAACAGGACTAATTActacataaaagaaaaaaaattaaaagaaaaaggatagAAGTTGGAATAGATATATACCAATCGTGACATTTATAATTGCTGGTTTGTCCTTGTTTTGAAGTAACTTTGCTCTTAAATCTGAATAATCCATCTCTCCATTTACTGATGTGTTGATTGTTTCCGAATCCATTCTATACATTCTTGCAGCTTTGAAGACTGAATAGTGAGAGTCTTTTGACGCATATAATATTCCATCAGGAAGTAGCTCTCTCctgcaaaaataatatttaaaatatatttaagagCACCGAAATAATAggatttattatattatatacttGTGTCATAAATATCAACTTACCCTAACAAAATACCATGTAGATTGCCTTCAGTACCACCATTGGTAACATAGCCCCAATATTGATCCTTTTCAATTTCCCATAGTTGTGCAAACCAATCCAAAACTGCCACTTCGAAGTCTTTTGAATGGAAATCGACAGTGTTTTGAAGGAAAGGATCACCACAATTGTTTAGGTGAAACTGCAAAAGTGGTGCTAAAGTTGCATAGTGATCATAGCATATGTTCACTGGATAACCTGAgaaacataattaagaagaacAAAGATGATTTAGTCTCATACTAATTGGTGGGAAAAAGTGAagggaataataataatatttatacctAAATGAAAATTGACTCGTTGGGTAAGTGTGTCCAAATAATGGACCAAGATAGTGTCCAAAGAGGGACCATCATTGTTCAAGGCAGGCTCCATCACCTCAACTTGCAAGTTCTTCCTTGGCCCTGCACCTGGTGGTAACACCTTCTGTTTCTTGTTTTCCCCATTCGGAAACAATCTTCTCCGCGCTAAACTTCTCGGTGTTATGGCTGATGTCTCAAAATCCTGTCCAATATCATAATCCAATTTaagatataattaagtaaataaaaaacaTATGTTGTCGATTGAGGAGGTCGTACAAAATCCCTATATTTTAATAGGAGacataatttcaataatatttagGGAGGgacaaagaattttttttttttaaaaaaaagagctTTTGGAATGAACAAACTGCGAGTTGTTTAATTTGAGGAGATGTTTGTTCATGTAACTAACATGAAGAGTACGTACCATTTCAAGTGAGATGCTACCCATTCTCCTGAAACACAAATTTATAGCAAGTGTTTTTTGTTTGGTATCAATGTATTAGAATGGAGAAGCAATTGCTGACTGAATCATATGTTCAGATGTATGGGGCACTTCGTACTTGTATATATAGGTACTAAAAGATGAAGGTTTTGTGCACTAACCACCCCTTTAATTTCCTCTCTTTTTCCTGTTAGTTTCTTCAATTTATCCCACTTGCTTTTTCTAAAGTTCcattaagtatatatatatatatatatatatatatattggaaatGAACTTTTCCCTTGTGTGGTCTTGACCAGGCCATTCTTAGAAAGTGACtactcaacttaccagccaatATTATCAATGATGGGTTGGTGAGATTAATGAGAAGCCAAAtccaaataattaaattaaacatGCAAAGACTATAGTGACAAATTAAACGCGTTCGTGTAAACAATTCATTCTTTATTAAGAATTATAATGCTGCTAATTGCAGACATTCATGTCTAATTACAACCACTAAAATAttagtaattttatatatacgCGTTGCTTAATAACAAATGGTTTTCCTAAGTAGAAGGCTGGATGAAAGAGGTAACAATGATTATTTGGTTATTTCTAACTTtcatctataaaaaaaaaaaaaagaagaaagaggcatAGCAAATATGTGCATGAAAATAGTACGTTGGgatattacatttttttttcaatcatctatactctttcttttttattgagTGTTTTAATGATATCTGTGACGATGTGTTGTACATAGGTCATACTTAGCCCCTATTTGCTCCTTTTTTTTTGCTAATACATCATAACTCAGAGCTATTTGGGTAATTGGTTAAATAACTTTCTTGATTACTAAGTAGGTATTTGgctataactttcaaatattttttattttatttgaaatttatgaagttatgtttgattatatattatgcaaaaaatatttagaataatGTTCATGTTTGGATATACTTAAACTTTAAATGTGAAAAGTCAGTTGAAAATAAGTTATAAAttgttttctaaattttaaatataattttaagtttgatttagaatttttataattaaacaCTGACttttaaataaagtaaaaaaaaatatctaaaaatatgaataatttttCATGGTCAAATGAGTCCTAATATTTGGATTTCACTAGTATGCTACTGGGTGGAATCTTTGTCTGAATCCAAACAAGTGGAATCTAGCTACTTCACTTCACCAAATGTCAATAATTAGGAACCAAAGAAGTTAACTAAAGATTAGAGAATTGGTCAGCGAAGAAAAACAGCTACGAGCTTTTAAAAATACACAAATCAACCTTTGAATTGGTCTATTTTTAACTCTGTTCACACCAATTATAATTTAAAGATGTTACTCATATAAATGTGTTACTAATAGCATGTGAAATAatgaaaactttttttttctattgcAACTTTGGCATAGTTTacgcaaaataaaaatatgtatttttgatttggattgcGGTTTAGCCTTTAGATTTAATCTTTACAAATtttggattaatttaaaatttggaaTTAATTGTATTCGTGAACTCAAATTTTTTGCTATGGTCTTATATTTAATCAGACCCAATTATTCACTCGACCATATGAAAATGCCAAGTCCAATAGCCGATTTCAAGACCCCTATTAAGACATACTCAAAATTTAAATCAACTTTAGACCTATATGACTAAAGTTGAAATAAATCAAGGCCGTTTGAAGATAAATTTGACGAAATAGTCCGATGGACCTTTGTACTTGTATGAATTTGTATTCTAGACCCTTCTACTTAACCATTTACCAACTGAACTCTAAAACTCAATTAAAATGAACTTTTTAAACCCCTTTGACCATTGACCGAACTTGTGTGACATTTGTTATGCTGACTCAGTTATAGAGTGTGGTGTCACGTTTATAAAGGCGAGTGTAAGCAATAAATTtggtttagaaaaaaattacgTATTTTTTCCATTGAACCTTCGACGATGATTGGGTGTTTCGGTGAATTTTGGCAGTGTTAATGAAGATATCAAATGTTGAAGGAGAATTGGCCGTCATTGGTGATCATTTTTGGTGGTGGTTTCGCTCCGGTGGCTATGGGTCTTCCATGGTGGTCACGTGGTGGTTTGGGTGATGGATGATgaagagaatttttttaaacGGAAAGAAATTAGTAATAGATAAAACAACtgaaaaattcatatcttgGTCTATGATAATGTATGAATAAAACATAGACAAAGAAtcatatacattttttttagaTATATCACCATAAACCTCCATCAGCTTGTCAAAATCAAATTGAAGGCCTTAAGAATCTTGACCTTTGGAATATAAACATGTTGTAGGGAAAAGATGCTAGAAGTTGCTTTTTCAATTTTCCTACCAATTGATTTAGGGGTGAACTTGGCAACTAATTCCTTCGAGTCACAGAAACTTGCTTGGTTTCTTATGATCTCAACCATCTTTATATGGATCTGAAGACGCGTTGAGATCTATTTTTGATTATGTATGCTCTTCTTCTTCGAGGAAGACCCCAAAAATGCTCTCCATCTATTTTTGCAAAATTTTCCAATTTCTTATAATAAAGTGATGTCTCCTATACTTTCTCCAAATTTGCAGATTTGAATTTAGCCATTTTTTTGTGtgaagaaaaatgaagaagaaaagaataagGGGAATGACGATGGTTGGACCATTCCCACACAAATCATGCAATACATTAAAATTCCCCCCAAAGTCAATAACACCATTGACAAAATCCAAAGAGACTTCATCTGGAGCTCCaacagagaaaaaaagaagttgcATTTAATCAATTGGGACACTATCACTGACTCTATAGATAAAGTTGGTTCGGAAATCCAAAGAAGTGAGATAAAAAACAGAACTTTCCATGCCAACTTAGCCTAGAGACTCTACCATAGCCCCAATAGTCTTTGGATCAAAGTCCTCCATTCAAGGCACTTAAGAAACAATCTGAATTGGAGGAAGTGCCTTAACTCTAGAACACGAAGCTGTATTCTGAATGGTTGGAAAGATAGTATAGGAGGGCATAGATGATCGGTTCATAATGATAAGAATGTCAACCTTATCTATGATAAATGGATCCCTAACCATGATACCATTAGGAATACTCTTAAGAGCCCCTTTAAATTAACAAAGGAGAATAGAACCTTAAAGTATGCAATAGCTGGAAGCATGGGGAGTGGGATATTTCTAGCCTATCCTTCCATCTCCCCGATAATGTTCTCAACAACTTGAAGTCCATTCACTTGCACCCTGAGTGGTTAGTCAGGGACAAGATAGGCTCGTATCTCAGCAGTGGGGAGAATTCACCACCAAAACAGTCTACAAGCATATTCACAATTCAACCACTAAAGGACCTAAATAAATCCATAGGAACTTAAACTGGATATGGAAAATCATTGGGCCAAGATAAAAACTTTCCTTTGGTTACTCCACCATAGTAGACTTCCCACCAATAACTACCTCCACAGAATTGGGATTTCCATTGACCCCAACTACACCTACTGCAACCCCGTGCCTGAAGATATTAACCATATCTTCTTCACTTGTCCTAATGCCTCCAAGTTTTGGGAAGAGGTGAATTCTAATACCACCTACCCTTGGACCCTCAGTATTCCTAATATCATATGTGACAATTGGGAATCCATCTAGAAGGATAGCAAGGGCAGATACTATAACAAAATCATAACCTAGAAAGCCCTGATTCGTTTTTGCTTCTGAAATATCTGGATTCAGAGAAATGAAAatgtttttaataataaaaaaagatgaTATTTTCTTCCCCAATGCCCTTAATCAAGCCATTGAGTACTATCATGTCATTAAGCAGAGAAAGTCCCAAATCCCTTTATCCACCTTCATTCAGGTTAAATGGAATCTTCCAGCACCTGGTCACTTCATGCTTAATACAGATGGTGCCACCATAAACTCTACTGACATGGGAGGGATAGGCGGTGTGGTTAGAAATCATACAGGCGACAGTTGCATAGGCTTCATGCAAAAGGTTTCCCACAACAACCCCATATTAGTGGAGCTGTAAGCTTTCCAAAAAGGCCTCACCATTGCAAACATAAAAAACCTCAGACCTCTTGAGATCAACATTGACTCTACAATGGTAATCAGAATTCTAAATGATGGTAACCCATTGTATActaatgttatatatatttgagtgaGGCCATTGATTCAAAAGCTGAGAGTGCACTAGTGGCACACATATTCAAAGAACAGAAAAAGGTAGTGGTTAGCCTGAGCAAGAAAGGAGCAAGGTCTAGTGAGTTGGAAGAAGAAGAGTTGTTGATAGTTCCTCCTTTGTTTGCGAAAAAGCATATATGGACAGACATTGTAGGAACTTCTTTTTGTAGGAAAACTTGTTTAAAAGACAATATTTCGGATTGCCAACTTTTAGGCCAACTTTGTAGCAACTACACTATTATGGGAGCAactacactatatatatatatatatgctttcggattaaaaaaataattttatttttttaaaatagaaaacttattatttttgccttttatttaacatttttagttaataatttgaaaatagTTATGAAGATATTATGACATGACATTAATATATGTGACGTGGATATGACATGTCATTTATGTAAGGGAGAGTAAGCTATACACATGGTTGAAGGGATTTAAAAGTCTCATTTTAATTGAGTTTAAGAGTTCAGTTGGCAAATAGTTTAGTAAAAGAGTCTACAATACAAACTCTTACAAGTACAAGGGTTCATCAAACCATTTCGCCTATAAATTTTAGACAAACAGATCTAAAAATTATACTTGTTAACGCCAAACTTCTCACAATTTGAAAGcaaacaaatttcaaaaaatttggtCGATAGCCTTAAAACTTCAAATTCATATGTCTAACTTCAAATAAAAATAGGTGTGTGAGTTTTGTGTCTTCTTGAAGTGATATGGAACTCGATTTGCCCCTAAACACGTTTGAACTTAATCCTAGCTAGTATTTACTTTTATCCAACTCTATGGAGTTCTTTTCCTGTGAACCATATCAACCTTTTAACTCTATGAGTTAGAGTTAAATTTTGTTATAAATTTGCTGTCAATATAAATACTTTTCCGTGGAACAATATATTTTTGCATCATCCATTTGACATTATTAGAGTACGTTACTACTTTTCATTCTAGTGATAGAGATTTTAGTCCCTCCATATTTTGCAAGCACAACTAGTTTTCCACAATTTCCAACAAATTATAATAACAAAAGTTTTAACAATTAAAGAATGCAACTTGTTGATATTAATGAAATAAATGTGATAATTACATTTATGATAGTTATGCAATTATAATaattaggaaaataaataattgtCATCTTAATGGGATCGAAggaattattataattttgttGGCACAGAAAATCTATTATTGTAGTCCTATTTGGAAAAGAAAGGCTAACTTACACTATAAATTgtgaaaattaaataaagagaAGAGGGAGGAAATTTCTCCCCAAAGTgcatttcttcttcattttcgtATATTTACTTAACATGGTATCAAGCTTATATAATCTTGGTAGAGGATCAAATAACTTTTTATGTCGGTGAGGGTAATAACTAATTAACGGATTATATGTGTCAATTTGGGATGATGTTGACCGATAATGATGGTTGTGGATAGTATCTtacggtatatatatactgGTCGATAATAGTGATTAACTGCAGTTATTAGTGATGGCGGTTATTAATTAATAGTGTAATGATACTAATAGCTAATGACAGTGATAAATGATGATGGTGGTTAGTGATACATACGGTTGACTAGTGTAGTGATCAATAGATGTAATAATTGTTGGTGGTGATGATTGCAAATGATAACTAATGGTGATGGCGATTGATTTTGATGATTAACGATAGTAGTGATTGTGGATGGTAGGTGGTGGTGAATGATGATGGTGGTTAGTGTGGCTGAAGTGGTTGATTGTGGGTAGTGGGTGAAAGTAGATAGAGTAGCAGTGAACTTCCATCTTTGTAGAAATTCTTAAATGGACATATTAATGATGTTAATACTTTGTTATAAATCTTAATCATTTAAACCAATTAAGTGATTgtagaataagaaaaaaaaatagattgactaaaatctaaataatatattaagaTTAAGACATTTATTAA
The genomic region above belongs to Solanum dulcamara chromosome 5, daSolDulc1.2, whole genome shotgun sequence and contains:
- the LOC129888409 gene encoding histidine decarboxylase-like; this encodes MGSISLEMDFETSAITPRSLARRRLFPNGENKKQKVLPPGAGPRKNLQVEVMEPALNNDGPSLDTILVHYLDTLTQRVNFHLGYPVNICYDHYATLAPLLQFHLNNCGDPFLQNTVDFHSKDFEVAVLDWFAQLWEIEKDQYWGYVTNGGTEGNLHGILLGRELLPDGILYASKDSHYSVFKAARMYRMDSETINTSVNGEMDYSDLRAKLLQNKDKPAIINVTIGTTFKGAIDDLDIILETLKDCGYSQDKFYIHCDAALCGHMVPFINNMISFKKPIGSVTISGHKFLGCPMPCGVQITRKSYINNLSTNVEYIASVDATISGSRNGLTPIFLWYSLSAKGKIGLQKDVKRCLENAKYLKDRLQQAEISVMVNELSIIVVLERPRDHEFVRRWQLSCVKDMAHVIVMPGITREMLDNFISELVQQRKLWYQDGKTEPPCVADDIGAQNCACSYHKIDYISP